One genomic segment of Rhizorhabdus phycosphaerae includes these proteins:
- a CDS encoding methylamine dehydrogenase light chain translates to MSNIDRFAERAVRMVASRTSRRSLLTLIGGAITGAAVIPVLPVSRAVASTHGGGKSGLPPQTSGNPQDPGDQTQCDYWRYCAIDGFLCSCCGGTANACPPGTEMSPITWIGTCLNPADGRSYIISYNDCCGKSSCGRCLCNRNESDRPMVRPQANNDINWCLGTESGSIYNCSTAVILGTALESQ, encoded by the coding sequence ATGTCCAACATAGATCGTTTTGCCGAACGGGCCGTGCGCATGGTCGCCAGCCGTACGTCGCGCCGAAGCCTGCTGACCCTGATCGGAGGCGCCATTACCGGCGCGGCCGTCATCCCCGTGCTGCCCGTATCCCGGGCGGTCGCCTCGACCCATGGCGGCGGCAAGAGCGGCCTGCCGCCGCAGACGAGCGGCAACCCGCAGGATCCCGGTGACCAGACCCAATGCGATTACTGGCGCTATTGCGCGATTGACGGCTTCCTCTGCTCCTGCTGCGGCGGTACCGCCAATGCCTGCCCGCCCGGCACCGAAATGTCACCGATCACCTGGATCGGAACCTGTCTCAATCCGGCCGACGGGCGCTCCTACATCATCAGCTATAATGATTGCTGCGGCAAATCGTCCTGCGGGCGCTGCCTGTGCAACCGCAACGAGAGCGACCGCCCGATGGTCCGGCCGCAGGCGAACAACGACATCAACTGGTGCCTAGGGACCGAGAGCGGCTCGATCTATAACTGCTCGACGGCCGTGATCCTCGGCACCGCGCTGGAGAGCCAGTGA
- a CDS encoding c-type cytochrome has protein sequence MQRWSLVLPLAVLLAAVPAQSAPDGAKIYQRCAACHLATGKGVPGAFPPLQSDVRALAGMADGRRYLILAVTRGLAGPITVEGKAYRGMMPAQGGLDDESVAAVLTHVTGTIAGGGSAVKAFTAAEVKAARESGAPLDAAAVARLQPKLPAK, from the coding sequence ATGCAGCGCTGGTCGCTCGTCCTCCCGCTCGCGGTCCTGCTCGCGGCGGTGCCGGCCCAATCCGCCCCCGACGGCGCCAAAATCTACCAGCGCTGCGCCGCCTGCCATCTGGCGACCGGCAAGGGCGTGCCGGGAGCGTTCCCGCCCCTGCAGTCCGACGTGCGCGCACTGGCCGGCATGGCCGATGGCCGCCGCTATCTGATCCTCGCGGTCACGCGCGGACTTGCAGGGCCGATCACCGTCGAGGGCAAGGCCTATCGCGGGATGATGCCCGCGCAGGGCGGCCTCGACGACGAGTCCGTCGCGGCGGTCCTTACCCATGTAACTGGCACGATCGCCGGTGGCGGTAGTGCCGTAAAAGCCTTCACCGCCGCCGAGGTGAAGGCCGCGCGCGAAAGCGGCGCGCCCCTCGACGCCGCAGCGGTCGCCCGGCTGCAACCGAAGCTCCCGGCCAAATGA
- a CDS encoding cytochrome c: MRLTAALAILAIGTAAAAAATNSAMPGVPDPRRAHINWIVKCQGCHRPDGGGTPTSTPPLAGQVSRLLAVPGGREFLGRVPGVATTPLPDDQLAELLNWTLIRFDPDHVPAGFQPYTREEIRRLREKPLRIERAALRADLVARLAASERAHDATRHEGEK, from the coding sequence ATGAGGCTGACGGCGGCTCTTGCGATCCTCGCGATCGGAACGGCCGCCGCAGCGGCCGCGACGAATAGCGCCATGCCCGGGGTCCCCGATCCCCGGCGGGCGCATATCAACTGGATCGTGAAGTGCCAGGGCTGCCACCGGCCCGATGGCGGCGGCACGCCCACATCGACGCCGCCGCTCGCCGGGCAGGTGTCGCGCCTGCTCGCCGTGCCAGGCGGACGCGAATTTCTCGGCCGGGTGCCGGGGGTGGCGACAACGCCCCTTCCCGACGACCAGCTGGCAGAACTCCTGAACTGGACGCTGATCCGCTTCGACCCGGATCACGTCCCGGCAGGTTTCCAGCCCTACACCAGGGAGGAGATCCGAAGGCTGCGGGAAAAGCCGCTGCGGATCGAACGGGCTGCCCTGCGCGCCGACCTCGTCGCCCGGCTGGCGGCGAGCGAGCGCGCCCATGATGCAACAAGACACGAAGGGGAAAAATGA
- a CDS encoding TonB-dependent receptor produces the protein MMTISARVHRTSRIAAMLLTGLSSQALMAQAATDDAVDESMEIVVTAQKRSERLQDVPISVSAIGGDAVRKQRLTSADDLVSKVANLQLTSTVGDGTPIFALRGVSMSDYSLNQSGPVATYYDEVYKGNFAFLGVALYDLERVEVLRGPQGTLYGKNTTGGAVNLISHKPDLGKVEGYLNLGYGNYNRHEANGAINLPLGETVAARVAFTAARAEGWFRNQLPGQPDLNGTREYAVRGSMLWEPKDGTSFLLRASTSYQNPRNYGIFAAPGPDGVGVGLYESLGQGSSYFRTGIGRRQIESNYTPRRRARTYALALTSTFDIGNDLSIVSVSSWDKGRLNFGEDTDGAPNKTLEIFYGDRASQLSQDLRLASSWGGPFEFILGAYYNREKVFNTTDFGIFKDADIDGSGTIDAADCAAGLPAACSVVNSFDQLKHSYALYTDMHYDFGGGFTLRGGLRYTRDDGKQKGLRSDALGVDGSLVATLIPPTTLSFKNDNISGKIGIDYKIDRDRMIYASYSRGYRAPSFNAQAFFDPSEASVAKPETIDAFEGGAKLQLADRRITLNLAGFYYLYKNQQFINVSPQTAAQTLVNVDKSRIFGGEVEFNARASEFLSVRASLGLLNAKIKKGILSGVDVKGNRLSNAPSVSANAGLDITLMDDDAGKLSLHPDISYVSSQYFEVFNVPRLRQSAYALFGGHIDFERGPVSVSIWGKNLTNKFYVTSRVDLTGGFGFDYNHVGAPRTYGATIGYKF, from the coding sequence ATGATGACGATTTCGGCACGCGTGCACCGGACATCTCGCATCGCAGCCATGCTGCTCACCGGCCTGTCCAGCCAGGCGCTCATGGCGCAGGCGGCCACGGACGATGCGGTCGACGAGAGCATGGAGATCGTCGTTACTGCGCAGAAGCGCAGCGAGCGCCTGCAGGATGTGCCCATTTCCGTGTCGGCGATCGGTGGCGATGCCGTTCGCAAACAGCGCCTGACCAGCGCGGACGACCTCGTCAGCAAGGTCGCCAATCTCCAGCTGACCTCGACCGTCGGCGACGGCACCCCGATCTTCGCGCTGCGCGGCGTGTCGATGTCCGACTACAGCCTCAACCAGTCTGGACCGGTCGCGACCTATTATGACGAGGTCTACAAGGGCAATTTCGCCTTTCTCGGAGTCGCTCTGTACGATCTGGAGCGGGTCGAAGTGCTGCGCGGACCGCAGGGCACGCTCTACGGCAAGAACACCACCGGCGGCGCGGTCAACCTGATCAGCCACAAGCCCGACCTCGGCAAGGTCGAGGGCTATCTGAATCTCGGCTATGGCAATTACAACCGCCACGAGGCCAATGGCGCGATCAACCTGCCGCTGGGCGAGACGGTCGCCGCGCGCGTAGCCTTCACAGCCGCGCGCGCAGAAGGCTGGTTCCGCAACCAGCTTCCCGGTCAGCCCGATCTGAACGGCACCCGCGAATATGCCGTGCGCGGGTCGATGCTGTGGGAGCCGAAGGACGGTACATCCTTCCTCCTGCGCGCCTCGACCAGCTATCAGAACCCCCGCAACTACGGCATCTTTGCCGCGCCTGGGCCGGACGGGGTCGGCGTCGGCCTCTATGAGTCGCTCGGGCAAGGCAGCAGCTATTTCCGCACCGGTATCGGCCGTCGCCAAATCGAGTCCAACTACACGCCGCGCCGCCGCGCCCGCACCTATGCCCTGGCGCTGACCTCGACCTTCGACATCGGCAACGATCTGTCGATCGTGTCGGTGTCGTCCTGGGACAAGGGGCGGCTGAACTTCGGCGAGGATACCGACGGCGCTCCCAACAAGACGCTCGAAATCTTCTACGGCGACCGCGCCAGCCAGCTGTCGCAGGACCTGCGCCTCGCCAGCAGCTGGGGCGGCCCGTTCGAGTTCATCCTCGGCGCCTATTACAACCGCGAGAAGGTTTTCAACACGACCGACTTCGGCATCTTCAAGGATGCCGATATCGACGGCAGCGGCACCATCGACGCCGCCGACTGCGCGGCCGGGCTGCCCGCCGCCTGCAGCGTGGTCAACAGCTTCGACCAGCTCAAGCACAGCTATGCGCTCTACACCGACATGCATTATGATTTCGGCGGCGGCTTCACATTGCGCGGCGGCCTGCGCTACACCCGCGACGACGGCAAACAAAAAGGCCTGCGCTCGGATGCGCTGGGCGTCGACGGATCGCTGGTGGCGACGCTGATTCCCCCGACCACGCTCAGCTTCAAGAACGACAATATCTCGGGCAAGATCGGTATCGATTACAAGATCGACCGTGATCGCATGATCTATGCAAGCTACAGCCGCGGCTATCGCGCGCCGAGTTTTAACGCGCAGGCCTTTTTCGATCCTTCTGAAGCATCGGTCGCGAAACCCGAGACGATCGATGCGTTCGAGGGCGGAGCGAAGCTGCAACTGGCCGACCGCCGCATCACGCTGAACCTCGCCGGCTTCTATTATCTCTACAAGAACCAGCAGTTTATCAACGTCAGCCCGCAAACCGCCGCCCAGACCCTGGTCAACGTCGACAAATCGCGAATCTTCGGCGGCGAGGTCGAGTTCAACGCCCGCGCGAGCGAGTTTCTGTCCGTGCGTGCCAGCCTCGGCCTGCTCAACGCCAAGATCAAGAAAGGCATATTGAGTGGCGTCGACGTGAAGGGCAATCGCCTGTCCAACGCGCCCTCGGTCAGCGCCAATGCCGGGCTCGACATCACGCTGATGGACGACGACGCCGGCAAGCTGAGCCTCCACCCGGACATCAGCTATGTCTCAAGCCAATATTTCGAGGTGTTCAACGTGCCGAGGCTGCGGCAGTCCGCCTATGCCCTGTTCGGCGGGCATATCGATTTCGAACGGGGGCCCGTTTCGGTATCGATCTGGGGCAAGAACCTGACCAACAAATTCTATGTCACCTCTCGGGTCGATCTCACCGGGGGATTCGGCTTCGATTACAACCATGTCGGCGCACCGCGCACCTATGGTGCGACGATCGGCTATAAATTCTGA
- a CDS encoding aldehyde dehydrogenase family protein, whose product MTDYKLLIDGRLVDGAMTMEVVNPATEEVLATCPRGSEDQLNEAVAAAKRAFPAWAAKPIEKRRAIILKLADAIEAEAEAFARLLTQEQGKPLPEATAEIAYTQAFIRQLASHELPVRILEDDARHRVEQRRRPLGVVGAIIPWNFPVLIVAFKLPLALLAGNTMVVKPAPTTPLTTLKMGALMADIFPAGVVNIVTDANDLGGKLTAHPDIAKISFTGSTETGRKVMASAAASIKRLTLELGGNDAAIVMPDADPAKVAPGIFGGAFLNAGQVCLAIKRVYAHSDIYDALCAELGRLAEEAIVDDGLKQGVQIGPLQNAAQYEKVKGFLDDARANGTIVAGGTIEDRPGYFVRPTIVRDIADGTRIVDEEQFGPILPIIRFDDAEDALARANASAMGLGGSVWGSDREKLRDMASRMESGTTWINQHLDFGPTIPFGGAKQSGLGVEFAEEGLHEFTQLHIINEAK is encoded by the coding sequence ATGACCGACTATAAGCTGTTGATCGACGGCCGTCTGGTGGACGGCGCGATGACGATGGAGGTCGTCAACCCGGCGACGGAAGAAGTGCTGGCGACATGCCCCCGCGGGTCCGAAGATCAGCTGAACGAAGCGGTCGCCGCCGCCAAGCGCGCCTTCCCCGCCTGGGCCGCCAAGCCGATCGAGAAACGGCGCGCCATCATCCTGAAGCTGGCCGACGCGATCGAGGCCGAAGCCGAGGCCTTTGCGCGCCTGCTGACGCAGGAACAGGGCAAGCCCTTGCCCGAGGCGACCGCCGAGATCGCCTATACCCAGGCCTTCATCCGCCAGCTCGCCTCGCATGAGCTGCCGGTCCGCATCCTGGAGGACGATGCCCGCCACCGGGTCGAGCAGCGTCGTCGCCCGCTGGGCGTGGTCGGCGCGATCATCCCGTGGAATTTCCCGGTCCTGATCGTCGCCTTCAAGCTGCCGCTCGCGCTGCTGGCCGGCAACACGATGGTGGTGAAGCCGGCGCCTACGACCCCGCTGACGACGCTCAAGATGGGCGCGCTGATGGCCGACATCTTCCCGGCCGGCGTGGTCAATATCGTCACCGATGCCAATGATCTCGGCGGCAAGCTGACCGCGCATCCCGATATCGCCAAGATCAGCTTCACCGGATCGACCGAGACCGGCCGAAAGGTGATGGCCAGCGCTGCCGCCTCGATCAAGCGCCTGACCCTGGAACTGGGCGGCAACGACGCCGCGATCGTGATGCCCGATGCTGATCCGGCCAAAGTTGCGCCCGGCATTTTCGGCGGCGCTTTCCTCAATGCGGGGCAGGTCTGCCTGGCGATCAAGCGGGTCTATGCGCATTCGGATATCTACGACGCGCTCTGTGCGGAGCTCGGCCGTCTGGCCGAGGAAGCGATCGTCGACGACGGGCTGAAGCAGGGCGTCCAGATCGGACCGCTGCAAAATGCTGCGCAATATGAGAAGGTGAAGGGCTTCCTCGACGACGCCAGGGCGAACGGCACGATCGTCGCCGGCGGCACCATCGAAGACCGGCCCGGCTATTTCGTGCGCCCCACCATCGTCCGTGACATCGCCGACGGCACGCGGATCGTGGACGAAGAGCAGTTCGGGCCGATCCTGCCGATCATCCGCTTCGACGATGCGGAGGATGCGCTGGCGCGGGCCAATGCGTCGGCCATGGGTCTGGGCGGCTCGGTGTGGGGCAGCGACCGCGAAAAGTTGCGCGACATGGCCAGCCGGATGGAAAGCGGGACGACCTGGATCAACCAGCATCTCGACTTCGGGCCGACCATTCCGTTCGGCGGGGCGAAGCAGTCGGGCCTGGGAGTAGAGTTTGCCGAGGAGGGGCTGCACGAATTCACCCAGTTGCACATCATCAACGAAGCAAAATGA
- a CDS encoding AMP-binding protein: protein MTMLDLPDRPDLFNFTRDVIGRWAELRPGDPAMLWVDADGRTVERSFSNIAAAAGRAAAVLAAAGVRRGDTVLILLNREQQWWELMLGCIAIGAVASPGTTQLMAKDIAYRHQAAEARCVAATGDMAERVDKALGDADIVRLHIGGPRAGWLDFDALRDATQPLPPLDDTRFDEDALCYFTSGTTGQPKMTIHSHGYMLAHRITGSYWLDLKPGDLHWNLSDTGWAKAAWSSLFAPWLMGATIFVHHNAAFDPAATMDLLERMPVTTLCAPPTAYRMFVRGDIGGRTFPSLRHCVSAGEPLNPEVIDLWKGATGLDIHDGYGQTETVLLCANRPGAARQGSMGRPAPAFDLAVIDGDGRRMPAGEEGDVALRIAESLPPGLFARYRDDPQRTADTRRHGWYLTGDRAIVDEDGYFWFVGRSDDVILSSGYRIGPFEVESALFEHPAVAESAVVSSPDPTRGEVVKAFVILAPGYEPSETLVKTLQDHVKATTAPYKYPRKIEFVTNLPKTVSGKIRRKELRDQEWQRGAA, encoded by the coding sequence ATGACGATGCTCGACCTTCCCGACCGGCCGGACCTGTTCAACTTCACGCGCGACGTCATCGGGCGCTGGGCCGAACTGCGGCCCGGCGATCCGGCGATGCTGTGGGTCGATGCCGACGGCCGGACGGTCGAGCGCAGTTTCTCCAACATCGCCGCCGCCGCCGGACGTGCGGCGGCGGTGCTGGCGGCAGCCGGGGTGCGCCGGGGGGACACGGTGCTGATCCTGCTCAACCGTGAGCAGCAATGGTGGGAGCTGATGCTCGGCTGCATCGCGATCGGTGCGGTCGCCTCTCCCGGCACGACCCAGCTCATGGCGAAGGACATCGCCTATCGCCATCAGGCGGCCGAGGCGCGCTGCGTCGCGGCCACCGGCGACATGGCCGAACGCGTCGACAAGGCGCTGGGCGACGCCGACATCGTCCGGCTCCACATCGGCGGGCCCCGCGCAGGCTGGCTGGACTTTGACGCGCTGCGCGATGCCACACAGCCACTCCCCCCGCTCGACGACACCCGCTTCGACGAGGATGCGCTGTGCTATTTCACGAGCGGCACCACCGGCCAGCCGAAGATGACGATCCACTCGCACGGCTATATGCTCGCGCACCGGATCACCGGCAGCTACTGGCTCGATCTCAAGCCCGGCGACCTCCACTGGAACCTGTCCGACACCGGATGGGCCAAGGCCGCGTGGAGCAGCCTGTTCGCGCCCTGGCTGATGGGCGCGACGATCTTCGTCCACCACAATGCCGCCTTCGATCCAGCCGCGACGATGGACCTGCTCGAACGCATGCCGGTGACCACGCTCTGCGCGCCGCCTACCGCCTATCGCATGTTCGTGCGCGGCGACATCGGCGGGCGGACCTTCCCCTCGCTGCGCCACTGCGTGAGCGCGGGCGAGCCGCTGAACCCCGAGGTGATCGATCTGTGGAAAGGGGCCACCGGCCTCGACATCCATGACGGCTATGGCCAGACCGAAACCGTGCTGCTGTGCGCCAACCGCCCCGGAGCCGCGCGCCAGGGATCGATGGGCCGCCCCGCCCCCGCCTTCGATCTGGCCGTGATCGACGGGGATGGACGGCGCATGCCCGCCGGCGAGGAAGGCGATGTCGCGCTGCGCATCGCGGAGTCCCTGCCGCCGGGTCTGTTCGCGCGCTACCGCGACGATCCGCAACGCACCGCCGACACGCGACGGCACGGCTGGTACCTGACCGGCGACCGCGCGATCGTCGACGAAGACGGCTATTTCTGGTTCGTCGGCCGGTCGGACGACGTGATCCTCTCCTCGGGCTATCGCATCGGGCCGTTCGAGGTCGAAAGCGCGCTGTTCGAACATCCTGCCGTCGCCGAGAGCGCGGTCGTGTCGAGCCCGGACCCGACGCGCGGCGAAGTGGTCAAGGCGTTCGTGATCCTCGCGCCCGGCTACGAACCGTCGGAGACGCTCGTGAAAACTCTGCAGGATCATGTGAAGGCGACGACCGCACCGTATAAATACCCGCGAAAGATCGAGTTCGTGACGAACCTGCCCAAGACCGTCAGCGGCAAGATCCGTCGCAAGGAGCTGCGCGACCAGGAATGGCAGCGGGGGGCCGCGTGA
- a CDS encoding AMP-binding protein produces MAAGGRVTLSQVRGGNTPPLLDITIGDLLAETAARQPDATALIVRHQGVRLSYAELLAHVDDLARGLIGAGLRPGERIGIWSPNCLEWVLVQFAAARAGLVLVNINPAYRAIEMQRAVAMVGCAALVIAPRFKSSDYVAMLAEVCADLPELRLVLSIGEGEHPGCMPIGALPSDPTTPLPADVKPQDATNIQFTSGTTGLPKGATLSHRNIVNNAYMVGRRIGLTPADIVCIPVPLYHCFGMVMGNLACVAHGATMCLPGDAFDPATALAAVAEERCTALYGVPTMFVAMLEHPDFGGFDLTSLRTGIMAGSLCPTAIMQAVLHRMHMREVTIAYGMTETSPVSFQSAIDDPLELRVSTVGQVQPHLEAKVVDLDGNTLPIGEPGELCTRGYSVMLGYWDDPEKTAQVIDAEGWMHTGDLATIDEQGYCRIVGRIKDMIIRGGENIYPREIEEHLLTHPDIVDAQVFGVPDDRFGEEVCAWVIARSTTLSEGAVIEHCRGRIAHYKVPRHVRLVPAFPLTVTGKVQKFMMREAMAAELAPSD; encoded by the coding sequence ATGGCAGCGGGGGGCCGCGTGACGCTTTCGCAGGTTCGCGGCGGCAATACACCCCCGCTGCTCGATATCACGATCGGCGACCTGCTCGCGGAGACGGCAGCACGGCAGCCGGACGCGACGGCACTGATTGTCCGCCATCAAGGCGTGCGCCTGAGCTATGCGGAACTGCTCGCGCATGTCGACGATCTCGCACGCGGGCTGATCGGAGCCGGGCTGCGGCCGGGTGAGCGGATCGGCATCTGGTCGCCCAATTGCCTCGAATGGGTGCTGGTCCAGTTCGCCGCCGCACGCGCCGGGCTGGTGCTGGTGAACATAAACCCCGCCTATCGCGCGATCGAGATGCAGCGTGCCGTGGCGATGGTCGGCTGTGCGGCGCTGGTGATCGCGCCCCGCTTCAAGTCGAGCGACTATGTCGCGATGCTCGCCGAGGTCTGCGCCGACCTGCCCGAGCTTCGCCTGGTCCTGTCGATCGGCGAGGGCGAGCATCCGGGGTGCATGCCGATCGGCGCCCTCCCGAGCGATCCGACGACGCCGCTGCCGGCCGATGTGAAGCCGCAGGACGCGACCAATATCCAGTTTACGAGCGGCACGACGGGCCTGCCCAAGGGCGCGACGCTGTCGCACCGGAACATCGTCAACAACGCCTATATGGTCGGGCGTCGGATCGGGCTCACCCCCGCCGACATCGTCTGCATCCCGGTGCCGCTCTATCATTGCTTCGGCATGGTCATGGGCAATCTCGCCTGCGTCGCGCACGGCGCGACCATGTGCCTGCCGGGCGACGCCTTCGACCCCGCGACAGCACTGGCGGCGGTGGCGGAGGAGCGCTGCACCGCGCTCTACGGCGTGCCGACTATGTTCGTAGCAATGCTTGAACATCCGGACTTCGGCGGCTTCGACCTGACATCGCTGCGGACCGGCATCATGGCGGGCTCGCTCTGCCCCACGGCCATCATGCAGGCGGTGCTTCACCGGATGCATATGCGCGAGGTGACGATCGCCTATGGCATGACCGAGACCAGCCCGGTCAGCTTCCAGTCGGCGATAGACGATCCGCTCGAACTGCGCGTCTCGACGGTCGGACAGGTCCAGCCGCATCTCGAGGCCAAGGTCGTCGATCTCGACGGCAACACGCTCCCGATCGGTGAGCCCGGCGAGTTGTGCACGCGCGGCTATTCGGTCATGCTCGGCTATTGGGACGATCCCGAGAAGACCGCCCAGGTGATCGATGCCGAGGGCTGGATGCACACGGGCGATCTCGCGACGATCGACGAGCAGGGCTATTGCCGCATCGTCGGGCGGATCAAGGACATGATCATCCGGGGCGGCGAGAACATCTATCCGCGCGAGATAGAGGAGCATCTGTTGACTCACCCCGACATCGTCGATGCGCAGGTCTTCGGGGTCCCCGACGACCGCTTCGGCGAGGAGGTCTGCGCCTGGGTGATCGCGCGCAGCACGACGCTCAGCGAGGGCGCGGTGATCGAACATTGCCGGGGTAGGATCGCCCATTACAAGGTGCCGCGGCACGTCCGGCTGGTCCCCGCCTTCCCGCTGACGGTCACCGGCAAGGTCCAGAAGTTCATGATGCGCGAGGCGATGGCAGCGGAGCTGGCGCCGAGCGATTGA
- a CDS encoding CocE/NonD family hydrolase, with protein MITHARFALAPLALAIATTLSAAQATPAPTDTMANEQVAEYDWVRPEADYVRRVEMVPMRDGKKLFTVIIHRKGVTDAPILLSRTPYNANKMTSRNRSQRIEEILPVADAEFVNDGYIRVYQDVRGLDGSEGDYVMNRPLRGPLNATEVDHATDAYDTIDWLVKNVKESNGKVGITGSSYLGFTSLMALIDPHPALKAAVPQSPMVDGWMGDDWFHNGAFRTFGFDYDLGQTVKKGGGAVPKGTGDEYAAYLEAGSAMAYALRYGLLDLPVVRKVLEHPSYDAWWQGQAVDKLLGERKLTVPTMLVVGQWDQEDSYGAPAVYKALAKQSLADGMLSLVIGPWRHSQVNYEARELGPLKWEGDTGLQFRTRWMKPFLDCHLKSAPPKCDTPPVLTYATGANRWEVSPKWPAGTYKPLYLSRDFGLSWSKPQAGSDSYVSDPAKPVPMLPRPVHMQGEEWRTWLVRDQRFVDGRPDVLSYSTGVLDKAVHIKGAPKVDLRAATSGRDGDFVVKLIDVYPEENSANPTMAGYQLAIGIEIFRGRYVSGFATPAPLKPGKTYAFGWELPNVDHVFLPGHRIMVQVQSSLFPLYDRNPQSWVDSIMDAKPGDYVKATQTIRWGGDAASAVWLPVAED; from the coding sequence ATGATCACACATGCTCGCTTCGCGCTCGCTCCGCTCGCCCTCGCCATCGCAACCACGCTCTCCGCCGCCCAGGCGACGCCGGCCCCGACCGACACCATGGCGAACGAGCAGGTCGCCGAATATGACTGGGTCCGCCCAGAGGCCGACTATGTCCGGCGGGTCGAGATGGTCCCGATGCGCGACGGCAAGAAGCTGTTCACGGTGATCATCCACCGCAAGGGCGTCACCGACGCTCCGATCCTGCTGAGCCGCACCCCGTACAACGCCAACAAGATGACGTCGCGCAACCGCAGCCAGCGGATCGAGGAGATCCTGCCCGTCGCCGACGCCGAGTTCGTCAACGACGGCTATATCCGGGTCTATCAGGATGTCCGCGGCCTCGACGGCTCCGAGGGCGACTATGTCATGAACCGCCCCTTGCGCGGTCCGCTCAACGCCACCGAGGTAGATCACGCCACCGATGCCTATGACACGATCGACTGGCTCGTGAAGAATGTGAAGGAGAGCAACGGCAAGGTCGGGATCACCGGCTCCTCCTATCTCGGCTTCACCTCGCTGATGGCGCTGATCGATCCGCATCCCGCGCTCAAGGCGGCGGTTCCGCAGAGCCCGATGGTCGACGGCTGGATGGGCGACGACTGGTTCCACAACGGCGCCTTCCGCACCTTCGGCTTCGACTATGATCTCGGCCAGACGGTTAAGAAGGGTGGCGGCGCGGTGCCCAAGGGCACAGGCGACGAATATGCCGCCTATCTCGAGGCGGGCTCGGCGATGGCCTATGCGCTCCGCTACGGGCTGCTGGACCTGCCGGTGGTGCGCAAGGTGCTCGAGCATCCGAGCTACGACGCCTGGTGGCAGGGGCAAGCGGTCGACAAGCTGCTCGGCGAGCGCAAGCTGACCGTGCCGACGATGCTCGTCGTCGGGCAATGGGACCAGGAAGACAGCTATGGAGCGCCCGCCGTCTACAAGGCGCTGGCGAAGCAGTCCCTAGCCGATGGGATGCTGAGCCTCGTCATCGGCCCCTGGCGGCATTCGCAGGTCAATTACGAGGCGCGCGAACTCGGGCCGCTCAAATGGGAAGGCGATACCGGCTTGCAGTTCCGCACGCGCTGGATGAAGCCCTTCCTCGACTGCCACCTGAAGAGTGCACCGCCGAAGTGCGACACGCCGCCCGTGCTTACCTATGCGACCGGCGCCAACCGCTGGGAGGTCTCGCCGAAATGGCCGGCCGGCACCTATAAGCCGCTCTACCTGAGCAGGGATTTCGGCCTGTCCTGGAGCAAGCCGCAGGCGGGCAGCGACAGCTATGTCTCCGACCCGGCCAAGCCGGTGCCGATGCTACCCCGCCCGGTCCATATGCAGGGCGAGGAATGGCGGACCTGGCTGGTGCGCGACCAGCGCTTCGTCGACGGCCGGCCCGACGTGCTGAGCTATTCGACCGGCGTGCTCGACAAGGCGGTCCATATCAAGGGCGCGCCCAAGGTCGACCTGCGCGCCGCGACGAGCGGACGCGACGGCGATTTCGTGGTGAAGCTGATCGACGTCTATCCGGAGGAGAACAGCGCCAATCCGACCATGGCGGGCTATCAGCTGGCGATCGGCATCGAGATTTTCCGGGGCCGCTATGTCAGCGGCTTCGCGACACCCGCGCCGCTCAAGCCGGGCAAGACCTATGCCTTCGGCTGGGAGCTGCCCAATGTGGACCATGTCTTCCTGCCGGGGCACCGGATCATGGTCCAGGTCCAGTCGAGCCTCTTCCCGCTCTACGACCGCAACCCACAGAGCTGGGTGGACTCGATCATGGATGCCAAGCCCGGTGATTATGTGAAGGCGACACAGACGATCCGATGGGGTGGCGACGCTGCCAGCGCGGTGTGGCTGCCGGTGGCCGAAGACTGA